The Pseudoalteromonas nigrifaciens genome segment ATAAAGCCGCTTTACTTGGTCACTTTGATGCTGATAGACAAGCATTTTTACAGTTAATATTTAGCCATACCCAATTTAAAAAAATCTGGGGCACACTAAATTTTGACACGCTTACCCAAGCCGCTCAGGTGGATCGCAAACGCGTTGTTGCAGCGCTTGATTATTTAGCAGAGAAGAATTTAATAGCACTTGAAACAAAGCGAATCACCCAAGTCTATCAAGTACATAATGAGGTAATCAATAACCCTGAGCTGGCTAAGCAATTACACAGCTATTTTGTTGATAAAGAGCAAGCTGAAATTAAGCGTATTGCGGCACTTATTCGCTTTTTCGAGCTTAAAACATGTTTGAGCTATAACCTTGCTCGTTATTTTGACGACCATCAAGCGCCACAGCAATGCGGCCATTGCTCAGTATGTAGAGGCCAAGCTGTAACACTTGAATATTCACTCGCTCATAGCTTTGCTAACGATGCTGTAATTTATCAAAAGGTTGATGAGTTACTTAGTCACCTCGCCAGTAAAGGTATACATAATATAGGTATTGAAACCCAATGCCGCTTTTTAGCGGGAATGAGCGTACCGTTATTTGCGCGTAACAAAGTGCGTCAACTCAGTGGTTTTGGTTTGTGTGAGCAGCAGCGTTACAGTGAAATAAAAACGAAATTACTGGCGCGTTAAATTCACTCAGGTATGCTAGGGGCTTATTCTTAAAAGTAAGCCTTTATGCCCCAGATTGTTCACCCCGATGAAACCGTCATTGCAGTAAAAAATATTACATCAGCCCCTGAGCCTGTTACTTGTGCTAACTGCCAAGCATGTTGTTGTCAGCTTGAGGTGCGTATTGTGACCGACACTGGCGTGCCGTTTCATTATATTGAATATGATAAATGGGGCAGCGAAGTGATGAAACGCGCCGATGATGGTTGGTGCCAAGCACTCGACCGCAATACCTTAATGTGTTCAATCTACGAAAACCGCCCGTTAGTATGCCGCGAATTTGAAATGGCATCGGACGAGTGCATCACCGAGCGTGACCTTGCAGGGATCTGATGGTTGCTTTAGCAGTAGAATACTAAGTGATTGAATCATAATCACTATTCGGCTATGGTTGGTAACTCAACAATAACATTAAACAATCATGCATAAAATAATCACTATTGTGTCAGTTACTTTTCTTAGCTTTATTATATGGGTCATATATCAAGCTAATACGGGGCAACATAGTATTTTCTTTGAGCTTGTTAGAAGTATCCCTTATGGCGATAAAGTAGGGCACTTTTGTTTATTTGGTTTGCTTACTCTAGGTGCTAATTTTGCGTTTAAGCTAAAATCATATTCAGTATTGTCATGCAATTTGTATATTGGTTCGAGCGTCGTGTTTCTATTCGTTTTATTGGAAGAGCTAAGCCAATACTTCATACCTAGCAGAACCTTAGACATCGCTGATCTACTTGCTGATGCTTTAGGTATCCTCACTTTTAGTTTGATAACCAAGCTGATAAATAAAGGTTCGCGATGACGAGTTTTGTTAGCTTACATTAGTTGATTACTGCAAATGAACAGCTTTTTCCCCTGCATATAAAGCGCTGGTTTGAAGGTTGTTTTGTCGTTAGTTTATAAATGTATTGATAGTTAAATTTTATTCAATTCAATTCTGCCCCATTCGCCAAACTCATATTCACTATGTCGAATCTCAACCACCATGATTAATTTTCGGGTTTTTTCCATAAATTTAAAATGGGTGTCTTCGTAACTTTCTTCTTTATTACATGTTATTTGTGATCGAGGCGATTTATTACTTTGCTCACACTAGTAAGCACTTAGTGGCAAAAAGTGCCGATGGAGAGTTTGCTATGCTCGCCTCGGCAGAATAGGAGCTTGCAGTTTCTAAATAAGCGGCCCTAACGAGCAACGTCATAATTTGCTCGCCACTTTCATTTCTAGGGGTATTGTGGCTGAGTGAGGGTAATGGCGCGGTTATGTTGCAGCGCTGTTGAGCTGTATTCAGTAAAAGTATCCTGATGTTGATCAATAAATAATACCGATAACCCGTATTGCTTAGCAACATCCATACCTGCTGCGGAGCCTAGGCACAATAATGCTGTTGACCATGCATCGGCTTCGCTCAGATCATCATGAAACACAGTAACCGACACCGTGCTATGCGACACGGGCGCTAAACGACGTGCATCAATAATATGGCTATAACGGTTACCTGCCTGATCATAATAATGCCGATAGGTACCCGAGGTCATAATGGCGAGCGGCTCAGGCTTGATAACGTCAACAATTTTTTGTAGTTGCTGTTGCTGGGGTAATGGCTTATCAATTGCGATACGCTAGTGTCTGCCATCAGGTTTGCTATCTTGGGTTTGTAGTTCACCGCCAATTTCAATCAGGTAATTAAACATTGATAAACCCCCAGCTCAGCTGGGGTGACTCGCATAGGTTTGACCGTGACAACGGTAGGGGTATCTTCTTTGCTCGACCAAAAGTAAAGAGGAAATAACCTATGCGAGACTATAAGAGTTTGTCTCATACTCGTTGGGATTGTAAGTACCATATTGTATTTATCCCCAAAAAGAGACAAAAGTTGATTTATGGAGCGATTAGGAAGCATTTAGGTGAGACGTTTCATGAATTAGCTAAAAGAAAAGGGGTAATAATCGAAGAAGGGCATTTAATGAAAGATCACGTTCATATGTGTCTGAGTATACCCCCAAAATTTGCAGTTTCTAATGTTGTCGGTTATTTGAAAGGAAAAAGCGCAATTTCGATAGCAAAAAACTTTCGAGGGCGACAACGAAATTTTAATGGGGAAAACTTTTGGACTCGAGGTTATTTTGTATCGACAGTTGGTTTAGATGAAAATATGGTTATAGATTATATTCGAAACCAAGAAAAGGATGATGAACACCGAGATCAATTAAAGTTTCAAGTGTAGTTCGCCTTGGGCGTTTTCTTTAGCCCTTTGAGGGCGTAATCAAATAAGCCTCCGGCTTTGCCGGAGGTCAGTTAACTGCTAATACCATAGTTTGGCAATATCCACTAAACGCTGTACTGAATAGCCTTGCGCGATTGATGATAAATCAATACTAACAGCAGGATGGCTTTTGGCAAGTTGCTCAGTTGCGACGATATTAACTGAGTTGAGACCAATATGTGGGGCAAGTTGTGCCCGTTGGGAATTGTAAGCTGTTGATCACGAAACCCCCACAATGAAAAAAGCGGGGCAATGGTTAAATCGTAACAACCTGATGTAGCCTCACTTATTTGTTTTGCGATAGTAACGAGCTGGACAATTTCAGGCCCCACATTGATAGCATCCGTTGTGTGTTGTTGATTAAATTTTTCGATAATAGAATCATTACGATAATTAGACATTAAGCTGTCTATACGCTGTAACTCTTGCTCTACTGCCCGCAGAAAAGCGGGTTGACTAATCGGTTGTTCGCTCCAGTAACGAACATGATAAGTCGTGCCTTGCGCCGCGCCTGAAAAAGACTGCACTTGCTCTGTTGGCTGACAGCCCAGTAAACAAACGGCGATAGCTAATAGCATCAGTGTGGTTTTCATTCAAATTCACCTCTTAAATAATGTCGCTAAATTGTAACCTCTACAGCTACTTTTTTGCGCGGCGTTGCATCATTTTTACGAAATCTTTACGCCTTCGGCGACTATCAATCTGGAAAATTTACACCGATCCCACCTATTGTACAGCCTTAAGTTTTCTCACTAAGGAACGTTATGGGCTGGTTATTGTTATTAATACTTGGCGTGTTAAGCGCCATTTTGATTGTTGCCATGTTGGCACCTGAAAAGTTTTAAGGAATCACTGATGGAAGTGCTACTAATATTTACATTAGCTGTGCTGTTAGCATGGCCATTGGGTCGTTACATGACCGGTATATTCTCTGCGGGATCACACTGGAGTGATAAGGTTTTTTTGCCAATAGAAAATGGCATATTTAAACTACTGGGTATTAACCCACGTCATGGCATGACATGGAAAAGTTACGGTATCGCGTTTTTGTTAAGTAATTTAGTGCTCGGCATTATCGCCTATTTACTGTTGCAATTTCAGCATATATTGCCCCTTAACCCTAATGATATTGAGGCATTAGATTGGGACTTGGCGCTGCATACGGCGGTTTCGTTTTTAACCAATACAAATCAACAGCACTATTCTGGGCAGGCTCAGCTGAGTTATTTAAGCCAAGGCTTTGTCATTCTTACCTTGCAGTTTGTTACTCCGGCAATGGCATTGGCGGTTTGTGTTGCGGTATTACGCGGTATGTTAGGAGGCCGTAATGCAACAACCGCAAAAGAAGGTGAAGAGCGTAACTTAGGTAATTACTATCAAGATACCGTGCGTGCAGTGCTGAGACTGATGCTGCCACTGGCTGCGATTGTTGCACTTGCGCTAACCAGTCAAGGCGTGCCTTCAAGTTATCAGGCGAGTCCAACGGTGGACGTGGTTGAACAACAACAAACGTTGAGCGAACAAATGATCCCACTAGGGCCGGTTGCGGCTATGGTCTCAATCAAGCAATTAGGCACTAATGGCGGCGGCTGGTTTGGCCCTAACAGTAGTAATCCTTTAGAAAACCCAACCCCAGTCAGTAACGCGATTCAAACCATTGCCTTGGTATTGGTGCCGATGGCGGTGGTGTTTATGGCCGGTGGCCTATTGCGCCGACAAAAATTTACCTTGTTATCGCTTGCGGTCATGGGATTGCTTAGCTTGGCCTTTATTGGTGCCGCTGTTTATAGCGAGCAGCAGCCTAATGCCGCCTTTGCTGGGTTAGCTCAAGAGGCCGGAAATATGGAGGGTAAAGAAGTTCGCCTTGGGATTGACTTATCGGCGCTCTGGGCCACGTTTACGACTCAAACATCTAACGGCTCTGTGAATGCCATGCATGATTCACTTAATCCGATTGCCGGGCTTGTTACCCGCTCGGGGATGTTGATCAATGGTATTTGGGGCGGTATTGGATGTGGTTTTGTGAACTTTCTGGTGTATGTGTGGTTAGCGGTATTTATTGCCGGCTTGATGATTGGCCGCACCCCTGAAATTTTTGGTCGTAAGTTAGAAAAGCGTGAACTCAGTTGGTTAGGCGTGCTCTTAGTGCTGCCAAGTGCAGTGATTTTAACCTTTACTGCGATCACAGTGGCATTTCCTACATTAACAGGCAATAGCAACCCAGGCTTACATGGCGTTGCCCAAGTGTTTTATGAGTACACCTCTGCCTTTGCAAACAATGGTTCTGGTTTTGAAGGACTAGGGGATGACACCACATGGTGGAATCTAAGTTGTGTGGTGGTACTAATCTTAGGCCGTTATGTCCCTTTGGTTATTCCACTACTAATTGCTGGTTCGTTAGCGAAAAAGCGTCAAGTGCCTACCAGTGCCGGTACTTTACCACTGTATAACGTCACTTTTGCTGTCACTTTAATTACAGTGATCCTGATTATTAACTTCCTGTCATTCCTACCGTCTATGGTATTGGGTCCGATTGGTGAAGCTCTTGAGATATCACAGCAAGCCGCTGTGGTGCTAGCGCAATAGCAGTATGCAGGTGAATAAAATGAATAATACATCAAAATTAACACAAGCCAGTTGGCAGGCTTTTGCCAAACTTCATCCTAAACTGGCGGTTAAAAACCCCGTTATGCTAGTCGTGTGGGTGGCCACCCTGTTAGCTATGGTTATGACGGTGCAACAGTTTGTTGCCGGTGACAATATTGCGTTTGCTCTGGCAAGTAGTTTAGTGCTGTTTTTTACTCTATGGTTTGCCAATTTTGCGGAGGCCATTGCCGAAGCTCGAGGACGCGATCAAGCGAGTAGTTTAAAAGCAACGCGTCGAGACTTAACTGCTTTACGGGTTGATGGTAAAACGCAAAGCCAGATTTCTGCAAGTCAATTAAAAGCCGGTGATATAGTTTTGGTTCACAGTGGTGAGCTGATCCCAGCCGACGGTGAAATTGTCACCGGTGTGGCAACTATCAACGAATCGGCATTAACCGGTGAATCAGCGCCGGTACTTCGCGAAGCGGGTACCGATCATTCCGGTGTTATTGCCGGTACTAAAGTGCTAAGTGGCACAATTACAGTGCAAGTAACCGCAGAATCAGGAAACAGCTTTCTTGATAAAATGATCAGCCTAGTTGAAGGCACTAACCGTCAAAAAACACCTAATGAACTCGCCTTAACGGTACTGTTGGCTGCCCTGACTTTAGTGTTTTTAATTGCTGTTGCCACTTTACCGGCAATGGCGGGGTTTGTTGGTATTGAGCTGGATTGGTTAATGTTAATTGCACTGGTGGTGTGTTTAATTCCTACCACTATTGCAGGCTTGTTACCGGCGATTGGGATTGCGGGTATGAACCGTGCTTTGGCTGAAAATGTTATTGCAAAGTCAGGTAAAGCCGTTGAAGTTGCTGGTGATATTGACACCTTACTACTTGATAAAACAGGCACGATTACCTTTGGTGATCGCCAAGCAACAGCGTTTCTACCAGTCTCAGGTGTTGCTGAAAGTGAATTAATTGCTGGTGCACTTTGGAGTTCATTGCAAGATCCCACTCCAGAGGGGAAATCAATTGTTCAGCTTGCTAAGCAAGATGAATACAGCATTCCAACGTTAACTGAGCAAGATGAGTTTACCCCATTCAGTGCGCAAACGCGTCTTTCATCAATACAACTAGCAAGCGGTGAATGCTGGGTAAAAGGGGCAACTGATGCGGTAAAAAATTGGGCGCAACAACGTGACCTCACAGTGCCAAAAAGTTTAGATTCAATCGTCACGCGCGTTGCACAACAAGGTGCGACCCCTTTGGTGGTTGCCAGCGAGAAAGGAATTTTAGGGGTTATTCAACTGTCTGATGTGATCAAACCTGGTGTTGCCGAGCGCTTTGCTGAGTTAAGAGCATTGGGCGTACGTACTGTCATGATCACCGGTGATAACCCTATCACGGCTGGTGCAATTGCGGCCGCGGCAGGGGTGGATGACTTTGTGGCTGAGGCAAAACCTGAAGATAAACTTGAGCTGATCCGCAAAGAGCAAGCACAAGGTCGACTCGTAGCTATGGTGGGCGATGGCACGAATGATGCGCCTGCACTGGCGCAAGCAGATGTGGGTTTAGCCATGAATTCAGGCACGCAAGCTGCGAAAGAGGC includes the following:
- a CDS encoding YkgJ family cysteine cluster protein, with the protein product MPQIVHPDETVIAVKNITSAPEPVTCANCQACCCQLEVRIVTDTGVPFHYIEYDKWGSEVMKRADDGWCQALDRNTLMCSIYENRPLVCREFEMASDECITERDLAGI
- a CDS encoding VanZ family protein; this translates as MHKIITIVSVTFLSFIIWVIYQANTGQHSIFFELVRSIPYGDKVGHFCLFGLLTLGANFAFKLKSYSVLSCNLYIGSSVVFLFVLLEELSQYFIPSRTLDIADLLADALGILTFSLITKLINKGSR
- a CDS encoding FAD:protein FMN transferase, yielding MAIDKPLPQQQQLQKIVDVIKPEPLAIMTSGTYRHYYDQAGNRYSHIIDARRLAPVSHSTVSVTVFHDDLSEADAWSTALLCLGSAAGMDVAKQYGLSVLFIDQHQDTFTEYSSTALQHNRAITLTQPQYP
- the tnpA gene encoding IS200/IS605 family transposase → MRDYKSLSHTRWDCKYHIVFIPKKRQKLIYGAIRKHLGETFHELAKRKGVIIEEGHLMKDHVHMCLSIPPKFAVSNVVGYLKGKSAISIAKNFRGRQRNFNGENFWTRGYFVSTVGLDENMVIDYIRNQEKDDEHRDQLKFQV
- the kdpA gene encoding potassium-transporting ATPase subunit KdpA, with protein sequence MEVLLIFTLAVLLAWPLGRYMTGIFSAGSHWSDKVFLPIENGIFKLLGINPRHGMTWKSYGIAFLLSNLVLGIIAYLLLQFQHILPLNPNDIEALDWDLALHTAVSFLTNTNQQHYSGQAQLSYLSQGFVILTLQFVTPAMALAVCVAVLRGMLGGRNATTAKEGEERNLGNYYQDTVRAVLRLMLPLAAIVALALTSQGVPSSYQASPTVDVVEQQQTLSEQMIPLGPVAAMVSIKQLGTNGGGWFGPNSSNPLENPTPVSNAIQTIALVLVPMAVVFMAGGLLRRQKFTLLSLAVMGLLSLAFIGAAVYSEQQPNAAFAGLAQEAGNMEGKEVRLGIDLSALWATFTTQTSNGSVNAMHDSLNPIAGLVTRSGMLINGIWGGIGCGFVNFLVYVWLAVFIAGLMIGRTPEIFGRKLEKRELSWLGVLLVLPSAVILTFTAITVAFPTLTGNSNPGLHGVAQVFYEYTSAFANNGSGFEGLGDDTTWWNLSCVVVLILGRYVPLVIPLLIAGSLAKKRQVPTSAGTLPLYNVTFAVTLITVILIINFLSFLPSMVLGPIGEALEISQQAAVVLAQ
- the kdpB gene encoding potassium-transporting ATPase subunit KdpB; translated protein: MNNTSKLTQASWQAFAKLHPKLAVKNPVMLVVWVATLLAMVMTVQQFVAGDNIAFALASSLVLFFTLWFANFAEAIAEARGRDQASSLKATRRDLTALRVDGKTQSQISASQLKAGDIVLVHSGELIPADGEIVTGVATINESALTGESAPVLREAGTDHSGVIAGTKVLSGTITVQVTAESGNSFLDKMISLVEGTNRQKTPNELALTVLLAALTLVFLIAVATLPAMAGFVGIELDWLMLIALVVCLIPTTIAGLLPAIGIAGMNRALAENVIAKSGKAVEVAGDIDTLLLDKTGTITFGDRQATAFLPVSGVAESELIAGALWSSLQDPTPEGKSIVQLAKQDEYSIPTLTEQDEFTPFSAQTRLSSIQLASGECWVKGATDAVKNWAQQRDLTVPKSLDSIVTRVAQQGATPLVVASEKGILGVIQLSDVIKPGVAERFAELRALGVRTVMITGDNPITAGAIAAAAGVDDFVAEAKPEDKLELIRKEQAQGRLVAMVGDGTNDAPALAQADVGLAMNSGTQAAKEAGNMVDLDSDPTKLLAVVAVGKQMLITRGALTTFSLANDVAKYFVIVPAVFASAMPSINALNIMQLPDPKMAVLSALIFNAVIIPALIPLALKGVKIKPISAEKLLRNNMLIFGLGGIALPFIAIKVIDLLLNGVF